One Aegilops tauschii subsp. strangulata cultivar AL8/78 chromosome 7, Aet v6.0, whole genome shotgun sequence genomic window carries:
- the LOC109759554 gene encoding uncharacterized protein produces MAQYSFFFPEERKKLSSLHRYNKIEMMPAMGKDIHFGSSIGGAGGTNTANGGNGGNIGAPAPRADSCAKPQQELPSLTHQYAEQYVYAYPAPPAYGGPPKPPPAYRYGYGYGGGGSGGYGYGYSCPEPDGIWDEPAGAYGGGRYHPPQPPYYHGGGRGGYPSPQFGRGAGAGGYYSDHAGGGGGGGCGYPPAAGGGGGGGHGVSNAYGGPPQQKPHVSAGWLAAGAATAYGAYQHHMRKHHGGGGHGYRHGQGGGYDDGCSCGGDGYGYGCRGCAPHMHMRGEFEHQESTNIKYSAHHDGKCNDAASGPPVTVLDKCASQPTSGV; encoded by the exons ATGGCACAATATAGCTTCTTCTTCCCTGAAGAAAGAAAGAAGCTCTCCTCTCTCCATCGGTACAACAAG ATCGAGATGATGCCTGCAATGGGAAAGGATATACACTTCGGATCATCAATTGGTGGCGCTGGTGGCACGAACACCGCTAATGGTGGTAATGGTGGCAATATTGGTGCTCCTGCCCCGCGGGCCGACTCTTGCGCCAAGCCGCAGCAGGAGCTACCATCGCTGACACATCAGTATGCGGAACAATACGTGTATGCATACCCAGCACCACCGGCATACGGCGGCCCTCCAAAGCCCCCGCCGGCGTATCGCTATGGCTATGGGTATGGTGGAGGCGGTTCTGGTGGGTACGGCTACGGCTACAGCTGCCCCGAGCCCGATGGTATTTGGGATGAACCTGCTGGGGCATACGGCGGCGGCAGATACCACCCACCACAGCCGCCGTATTATCATGGCGGCGGTCGTGGTGGGTACCCTTCTCCTCAGTTTGGTCGGGGAGCTGGTGCTGGTGGCTACTATAGCGAccacgccggcggcggcggcggtggcggctgtGGCTATCCTCCGGCTGCAG gaggaggcggcggcggcggtcatGGGGTCAGCAACGCCTACGGAGGGCCGCCGCAGCAGAAGCCGCACGTGAGTGCGGGGTGGCTAGCCGCCGGAGCTGCTACCGCCTATGGAGCGTACCAGCACCACATGCGCAAACACCACGGAGGAGGAGGACATGGGTACAGGCATGGGCAGGGAGGAGGATACGATGACGGCTGTAGTTGTGGCGGCGATGGTTACGGTTATGGCTGCCGTGGCTGTGCCCCCCATATGCATATGCGAGGCGAGTTCGAGCACCAAGAGAGCACCAATATCAAGTACTCTGCTCATCACGACGGCAAGTGCAATGACGCCGCCAGCGGCCCGCCCGTTACAGTGTTGGACAAATGCGCCAGCCAGCCAACAAGCGGGGTTTAA